The DNA window TGTCGGAGCTTACGGAGACGCCCATCTGGTACGTGTCGGTCGGCACGCGCCGCGACCAGATCATCCACGTGCGGCCCTGAGCCGCGCGGAGGGTCCGGGCGGCTTGGCACGGCGGGCGCACTCAATGCGCCCGCCGTCGTTTCAAGGAAGGGATGGCAGTTTGCGATGAACGACATGATCGATCCCACTGACGCGCGGGACGTCGACGCGGCGCTGCGGCACGTAAAGCCGTCCGTCCGGTCGCTGGGCGCGTACACGCTCAAGCCGTACGAGCCGCGCATCAAGCTCAACCAGAACGAGAGCCCGTACGACGTGCCGCGGGCGCTCAAGGACCGCATCCAGGCGCAGCTCGCCGAGCGGCCCTGGAACCGCTATCCGCCGTTCGTGGCCTCCAACTTCATCCAGGCCGTCAGCGAGGCCACGCGGTGGCCGTCGACGGGCATCCTGGTGGCCAACGGCTCGAACGAGCTGATCCAGGCGGTGCTCTCCGTTACCGTGGGCCCGGGCGTGTCCGTCGTCATCCCCGAGCCCACCTTCACGCTCTATCGGCTGATGACGGAGGTGAATGGCGGCACCGTCGCGTCCGTTCCCCTGAAGGACGACCTGTCGTTCGACGTGGACGCCATCATCGGCGCCGCGCGCGAGACGGACGCGGCCGTGATCGTCCTTTGCACCCCCAACAATCCCACCGGTGGGGCGCTCGGCGAAGAGGAGATTCGCCGCATCCACGACGAGACGGATGCGCTGATCCTGCTGGACCAGGCATACGTGGAGTTCGGCGGGTTCGACGCCATTCCCATGCTCGACGAGCGCCCGCGGCTGGTGGTGCTGCGCACGTTCAGCAAGGCGATGGCGATGGCGGGGCTGCGCGCCGGCTACATGCTGGCCCATCCGTCTCTCGCCGCGGAGGTGCACAAGGCCAAGCTGCCGTACAACATCAACTTCTTCACCGAAGTTGCCGCCGCCGAGGTGCTACGCTGCCGCAGCGAGCTGGCGCCCATGGTGCACGAGATCGCGGGCGAGCGCGACCGGATCCATGAAGCACTGCGCGCGATCCCGGGGCTGCACGTCTATCCGAGCGCGGCCAACTTCCTGGTCTTTCGCGTGGAATCACCCAGCGTCACGCACACGGAACTTTTCGACCGGCTGCTGGCGGAATACGGAATCCTGGTGCGCGACGTGTCAAAGTATCCCATGCTCGACAGGTGCCTGCGCGTGAACGCCGGGACGCCGACGGAGAACGACGCGTTCCTGGATGCGGTGCGCACGATCATGACGGAGGACCAGGGATGAGCCGTACGGGAGAGCGCCAGCGGAAGACGCGCGAAACGGAGATCCGCGTCCGCATCGACCTGGATGGAACGGGCGAAGCCGCCGTCCGTACGGGGATCGGGTTCTTCGATCATATGCTGGACGCGCTGGCCCGCCACGGCATGTTCAGCCTGGAGGTGGAGTGCGCGGGCGACCTTCACATCGACGCGCACCACACGGTGGAAGACGTGGGGATCGCGCTGGGCGGCGCCTTCCTGGACGCGCTGGGCGACAAGCGCGGCATCGTGCGCTACGCGGATGCGACGGTGCCGCTGGACGAGGCGCTGGTGCGCGCCGTAGTGGACGTGTCCGGCCGCCCATTCCTGCACTTCTACGTGCCCCTGCCGATGGACCAGCCGATGATCGGGCAGTTCGACGCGGCGCTCTCCGCCGAGTTCTGGCGCGGATTCGCCATGGAGGCGCGCCTGACCATGCACCTGGACGGCCTGCGCGGCGACAACGCACACCACGTGGTCGAAGCCACCTTCAAGGCCGCGGCGCGCGCGCTGGACGCCGCCACGCGGATCGACGAGCGCCGCGCGGGCGAGGTGCCCTCCACCAAGGGAGCGCTGTGACGCGGCCGCACGTGGTTCTGCTGGACTACGGCGCGGGAAACCTGCGCTCCGTCGCCAAGGCGTTCGAGCACGAGGGCGCTGACGTAACGATGACGGACGACCCGGCCGTCGCGCGCGCGGCGGACCGGCTGGTGCTCCCCGGCCAGGGGCACTTCGGGCAGTGCATGACGCGGCTGGAGAAGACGGGGCTGGGCGATGCCGTCCGCGAGCACGTGTCCGGCGGGCGCCCGTTCATCGGCATCTGCGTAGGGATGCAGCTGCTGTACGAGGGCAGCGACGAGGCGCCGGGCGTGAGCGGCCTGGGGATGCTCCCCGGCACCGTGCGTCGCATTCCCACGGACCTGCCGCTGCCGCACGTGGGGTGGAACTCGGTGGAGTTCATCCGCGGTGCCGAGGCCGATCCCGTGCTGGCGGGGGTGGCGGGGCCGGAGCCGCGCTGGTTCTACCACGTGCACTCGTTCGCGGTTCTGGACGACGACAGCGAGACCGTTTTGGGCCGCTGCCGGTACGACGCGGCCTTCGCCAGCATCGTGGGGCGCAACAACGTGTGGGGAATCCAGTTCCACCCCGAAAAGAGCCAGGAAGACGGGCTGCGGATCCTGGGGAACTTCTCGCGGCTCTGAACCCGGACGCTCCGATGGCGCCACAGGCATGTACGGAGTGCGCGCTTGTGGCGGATTCAGGCTCGTTGCGCGGCTCGTAAATCCCGTTTACCCTTCCGCTTAGGAGAGCGGGGGACGTCCACGGGAGGAGGCCGATGCACACCTGGAAGCTGAAGAACGCGCAGCACCGATTGCGGGAACTCGTCCGCCTGGCGCTGACGAAGGAGCCGCAGCGCCTGTCGAACGGCAAGGACGCGGTGGTCGTGATCGCCGCGAGCGAGTACGACCGCCTGCTGGGCGGCAGGGCCCCACGGGCGCCGCAGATAGCGCCGGCTGCGGCTGGGGAGCGGAGAACGCGGCCGTCATTCCTCGCGCGAATCAAGAACGCGCGAGGCGGCAGGCGAGTCACCGGGCGCGAGCCGGATGTTTCGGAGGAGCGCCGCGACGCTCCCGTCCGCTCGGCGGAGCGGCCAGCCCCAGGCGAGCCAGGGAGCGATCGGCAATGGGTTTGGGAGTGGGATGAAGAGGCCCAACGCTGGGCTCTGCCTTGGGAGAAGGATCTGGCCCCGGGAGAATACCCCCCCTGGAGATCCTGAACCGGGCGAAGAACTCGCCGCTGGCACAGGCATTTCGCACGGGGGAGATCACGGAGGAGGAGTGGGACGAGGTCATGCGGCGCCCGGAGTGCTGAGGCATGCGCTTCCTCCTCGACACCAACCTGCTCTCCGAGCCTACACGCAAGCGATCCGATCTGGGGGTGGAGGCGTGGATCGCGGCTCAGGAACCGGCGGAACTTGCGATCAGCGTCATCTCCCTCGGCGAAATCGAACGGGGCGTGATTCTCCTGCGCCCCGGGCCGCGGAAGGAGGAACTTCGCAGCTGGCTGGACGAGGAGAGTCTGGTCGCGTACAAGGACCGCACTGTCTCCGTCGACAAAGCGATCGCGCTGGAGTGGGGACGAATCTCTGCCGACGCGGTTCGCACGGGCCGGGGGCTCCCCGAATCCGATGGCCTGCTTGTCGCGACAGCGATCGTGCTGAACCTGACGCTGGTCACCCGCAACGAGCGGCACTGCGCCGGCTGGGGCGCACCGCTCATCAACCCGTGGTCTGGCGAAACGCGTGACTGACTTCTTCAAGGGACACGGCCTGGGCAACGACTACATCGCCCTGGCGATGGAGGGCCTGGGCTTCGAGTTGACGCCGCCCGCCGTGCGCCTGCTCTGCGACCGGCACACCGGGGTGGGCTCCGACGGCATCCTGGCGCGCGTCCCCTCGTCCGCGGGCGATTTCGGCCTGCGCATCTTCAACCCCGACGGCAGCGAGGCCGAGAAAAGCGGCAACGGGCTGCGCATCTTCGCCGCGTACCTGCTGGAGCAGGGCGAGGTGGAGGAGCGCGTGCCCTTCACGGTGGATACGCCCGGCGGCATCGTCCGCATGGAGGTGCTTCAGGTGTCGAACGACGGCGTGCTGTCCGTGGAGGTGGAGATGGGCACCGCCACCTTCCGCAGCGCCGACGTGGGCCTTCCCGGGCCGGACCGCGAGACGGAGGACGAGCCGCTGGAGCTGGCATCGGGCGACGTGGTGCGCATCAACACGGTGTCCATCGGCAACCCGCACTGCGTGGTGTTCGCCGACGAGCTGGACCTGGACGACCTTCGCCGGCGCGCGCCGCAGATCAGCACGCATCCCAACTTCGAGCGTGGCGTGAACGTGCAGTTCGCCGTGCCGATGGAGCCGGACGGCGTGGATGCCTGGGTGTGGGAGCGCGGGGC is part of the Longimicrobium sp. genome and encodes:
- the hisC gene encoding histidinol-phosphate transaminase, encoding MIDPTDARDVDAALRHVKPSVRSLGAYTLKPYEPRIKLNQNESPYDVPRALKDRIQAQLAERPWNRYPPFVASNFIQAVSEATRWPSTGILVANGSNELIQAVLSVTVGPGVSVVIPEPTFTLYRLMTEVNGGTVASVPLKDDLSFDVDAIIGAARETDAAVIVLCTPNNPTGGALGEEEIRRIHDETDALILLDQAYVEFGGFDAIPMLDERPRLVVLRTFSKAMAMAGLRAGYMLAHPSLAAEVHKAKLPYNINFFTEVAAAEVLRCRSELAPMVHEIAGERDRIHEALRAIPGLHVYPSAANFLVFRVESPSVTHTELFDRLLAEYGILVRDVSKYPMLDRCLRVNAGTPTENDAFLDAVRTIMTEDQG
- the hisB gene encoding imidazoleglycerol-phosphate dehydratase HisB — translated: MSRTGERQRKTRETEIRVRIDLDGTGEAAVRTGIGFFDHMLDALARHGMFSLEVECAGDLHIDAHHTVEDVGIALGGAFLDALGDKRGIVRYADATVPLDEALVRAVVDVSGRPFLHFYVPLPMDQPMIGQFDAALSAEFWRGFAMEARLTMHLDGLRGDNAHHVVEATFKAAARALDAATRIDERRAGEVPSTKGAL
- the hisH gene encoding imidazole glycerol phosphate synthase subunit HisH, producing MTRPHVVLLDYGAGNLRSVAKAFEHEGADVTMTDDPAVARAADRLVLPGQGHFGQCMTRLEKTGLGDAVREHVSGGRPFIGICVGMQLLYEGSDEAPGVSGLGMLPGTVRRIPTDLPLPHVGWNSVEFIRGAEADPVLAGVAGPEPRWFYHVHSFAVLDDDSETVLGRCRYDAAFASIVGRNNVWGIQFHPEKSQEDGLRILGNFSRL
- a CDS encoding type II toxin-antitoxin system VapC family toxin — protein: MRFLLDTNLLSEPTRKRSDLGVEAWIAAQEPAELAISVISLGEIERGVILLRPGPRKEELRSWLDEESLVAYKDRTVSVDKAIALEWGRISADAVRTGRGLPESDGLLVATAIVLNLTLVTRNERHCAGWGAPLINPWSGETRD
- the dapF gene encoding diaminopimelate epimerase, which encodes MTDFFKGHGLGNDYIALAMEGLGFELTPPAVRLLCDRHTGVGSDGILARVPSSAGDFGLRIFNPDGSEAEKSGNGLRIFAAYLLEQGEVEERVPFTVDTPGGIVRMEVLQVSNDGVLSVEVEMGTATFRSADVGLPGPDRETEDEPLELASGDVVRINTVSIGNPHCVVFADELDLDDLRRRAPQISTHPNFERGVNVQFAVPMEPDGVDAWVWERGAGETRASGSSACAVAAAAVRRGMVSERQVAVRMPGGTLHVHVRDDWSLVLRGPVESVYRGTLTEGMLRRLGILG